One window of the Xenopus tropicalis strain Nigerian chromosome 10, UCB_Xtro_10.0, whole genome shotgun sequence genome contains the following:
- the rab5if gene encoding uncharacterized protein C20orf24 homolog, with the protein MSSGKRKEEQPVSNGGVKVKGPLWSKALRGHSTWEDKDEFLDVIYWFRQILAIILGVIWGVVPLKGFIGIIIFCVINAGALYLYFSSFQQVDEEEYGGTWELTKEGFMTSFALFMVVWIIFYTAIHYD; encoded by the exons ATGAGTAGCGGCAAGCGGAAAGAAGAGCAGCCCGTGTCCAACGGGGGAGTGAAGGTGAAGGGGCCCCTGTGGAGCAAAGCCCTGCGGGGACACTCTACATGGGAGGACAAG GACGAGTTCCTTGATGTGATCTACTGGTTCCGACAGATTTTGGCGATTATTCTGGGGGTGATATGGGGCGTTGTCCCTTTGAAGGGTTTCATCGGAATTATTAT TTTTTGCGTGATCAATGCCGGCGCACTCTACCTGTATTTCAGCAGCTTTCAGCAAGTAGACGAGGAAGAGTATGGAGGAACGTGGGAGCTAACAAAGGAAGGATTTATGACGTCATTTGCACTCTTTATG gTGGTCTGGATCATTTTCTACACTGCAATCCACTATGATTGA
- the ggt7 gene encoding glutathione hydrolase 7 — MAEQGSGRSLGSYSPVDYMSITSFPRLPEEETGGEQGPRAGEEDTFLGEHDSDPDAFLKSARLQRLPSSSSEMGSQDASPLRETVKDPFSSDCSCRQDSLTVIITACVTFALGVTIALIMQIYFGDPQIFHQGAVVSDASRCTALGIEVLEKRGSSVDAAIVTTLCLGIVNPHTSGIGGGGVMLIHDIRNNISNVIDFRETAPASIHEELVRHYWKERPGILVGVPGMLKGLSKAHEMYGKLPWQEVISMAAEVAHGGFNVTHDLAEAINESRGQTFSNTFLETFLPDDKPLMAETFIRRPDLAAILYAVAKGGIEAFYSSNLTQEMVSEVNAYGGVLAEEDFSNYSVLVEKPMQTVYQGHLVFAPPAPNAGLALITALNILEGANLTKQTPRASALHWIAETLKIALATASTLGDPTHDPSMPGFVKEMLRESEINFLRQRINESHAAPTEHYMPFYNLETGSASSQALVVGPDDFIVAVVSSLNRPFGSGIMTSSGILLNSQILDFFWSNRSNRTSFPSPSNTVEPGKRPLSFLLPTVVRPAHGLCGTYLSLGGSNGDRALTGITQVLLNVLSFNKNLSDSVSNGRLHPDLQTSLLEVDGDFPENDTLGLESKGHLLRKIPILSLVHGSRRSNDLIIGIKDPRSKDAGASTIL, encoded by the exons ATGGCGGAGCAGGGTTCGGGCCGTTCCTTGGGCTCCTATTCTCCCGTGGATTATATGAGCATTACCAGTTTCCCCCGTTTGCCCGAGGAGGAGACCGGGGGAGAGCAGGGCCCTCGGGCTGGAGAGGAGGATACGTTCCTGGGGGAGCATGACTCGG ACCCCGACGCTTTCCTGAAATCAGCCCGCCTACAGCGGCTTCCTTCTTCCTCCTCTGAAATGGGGAGCCAGGATGCCTCACCCCTCCGAGAGACCGTCAAGGACCCTTTCAGCTCAGACTGCAGTTGTAGACAGGATAGCCTTACCGTTATCATTACGGCTTGCGTGACTTTTGCTCTTGGGGTTACCATAGCACTTATCATGCAGATCTATTTTGGAGATCCACAG ATCTTCCACCAAGGGGCAGTGGTGAGTGATGCTTCCAGATGTACTGCTCTGGGCATAGAGGTATTAGAGAAAAGGGGCAGCTCCGTTGATGCCGCCATAGTGACTACCCTTTGTCTTGGAATTGTCAATCCTCACACATCTGGTATTGGAGG AGGCGGAGTGATGCTTATTCATGACATCAGaaacaacatatcaaatgttattGATTTCCGAGAGACAGCTCCGGCTTCTATCCATGAAGAGCTGGTGAGACACTACTGGAAGGAGAGG CCTGGAATTTTGGTTGGAGTTCCTGGAATGCTGAAAGGCCTCTCAAAAGCCCATGAGATGTATGGGAA ACTTCCGTGGCAAGAAGTAATTTCTATGGCAGCTGAAGTGGCACACGGGGGTTTCAATGTGACCCACGATTTGG CTGAGGCAATAAATGAGTCCAGGGGCCAGACTTTCTCAAACACCTTCTTGGAGACCTTTCTACCAGATGACAAACCGCTTATGGCAGAAACGTTCATCCGGAGGCCGGACTTAGCAGCCATTTTGTATGCTGTAGCAAAAGGAGGGATAGAAGCTTTCTATAGCAGCAACCTGACACAGGAAATGGTCTCAGAG GTAAATGCATATGGGGGTGTCCTGGCAGAAGAGGATTTCAGCAACTACAGTGTTCTAGTAGAGAAACCAATGCAGACCGTTTACCAAG GCCACCTTGTGTTTGCACCACCAGCTCCAAATGCCGGCCTCGCCCTGATAACGGCCCTCAACATCTTAGAAGGGGCAAACCTGACCAAGCAGACTCCCCGTGCAAGTGCCCTTCACTGGATAGCTGAG ACCCTCAAAATTGCCCTTGCCACAGCTAGCACTCTGGGGGACCCCACACATGACCCCTCAATGCCCGGCTTTGTGAAGGAGATGCTGAG AGAGTCTGAGATCAATTTCCTCCGTCAGCGCATCAACGAGTCCCATGCCGCCCCCACAGAACATTACATGCCCTTCTACAACCTGGAAACCGGATCTGCTTCCAGCCAGGCCTTAGTGGTCGGACCAGATGATTTCATTGTGGCTGTGGTGAG TTCCCTGAATCGTCCTTTTGGCAGTGGAATTATGACATCCTCCGGCATCCTTCTTAACAGCCAAATCCTTGATTTTTTCTGGAGCAACAGAAGCAACAGAACCTCATTTCCCAGCCCT AGTAATACAGTTGAACCAGGAAAAAGGCCTCTGTCCTTCCTGCTTCCCACAGTGGTACGGCCAGCTCATGGTCTGTGTGGGACCTACCTCTCACTTGGGGGGTCAAATGGGGACCGTGCTTTGACTGGGATTACTCAG GTCCTGCTTAATGTCTTGTCCTTTAACAAGAACCTGAGCGACAGCGTATCCAATGGGAGGCTTCACCCTGACCTGCAGACCAGTCTTCTGGAAGTTGATG GAGACTTCCCAGAGAACGATACCCTGGGCCTGGAATCCAAGGGCCATCTCCTCCGGAAGATACCAATTTTGTCCTTAGTTCATGGTTCACGGAGGAGCAACGACCTCATTATCGGAATAAAGGACCCACGCAGCAAAGACGCTGGAGCATCCACTATCTTGTAG